The Brassica napus cultivar Da-Ae chromosome C7, Da-Ae, whole genome shotgun sequence genome has a segment encoding these proteins:
- the LOC106348681 gene encoding ATP-dependent DNA helicase Q-like SIM isoform X3, producing MDKLDSCFDEAVMKLVEMGFTKPDAVEAVKAVGKSCGDAVEYLLNRTGGFSSASSLCSTKSNSNKTLGKRALPSSFSSGSMRQSSLFDHFRSVDRNKKKGGSFGTSVVSDPSEEMIKPPPLVFTESSGCSEASSTWEKRVDSILRIRFGISSLKSFQREALSTWVAHKDCLVLAATGSGKSLCFQLPALLTGKVVVVISPLISLMHDQCLKLSTHKVSACFLGSGQLDNRIEQKAMQGMYQIIYVCPETVVRLIKPLQKLAKTHGIALFAIDEAHCVSKWGHDFRPDYRKLSMLRENFCVSSLAFLEYDVPIMALTATATAHVQEDILQSLHLSKETKTVLTSFFRPNLQFSVKHSRTKSAASYAKDFQNLTDLYSGKRKATGKKLAVISLESEGQNDFGYHDAESIHETDNDDDDEEDPENSLAKQNSSNGKEMSEEYLEDETDIFQSVDDWDVACGEFCAMSPCDVLDIPDPSGKQTPDECGHNHSNKAKNLEGPTIIYVPTRKESVNIAKYLCGVGLKAAAYNAKLPKKHLRQVHQEFHEDKLQVVVATIAFGMGIDKKNVRKIIHYGWPQSLEAYYQEAGRAGRDGELAECVLYANLSRVPTLLPSRRSKEQTEQAYKMLSDCFRYGMNTSQCRAKILVEYFGEDFTSKKCNLCDVCTKGPPEQVNVREEANLLFQLQAETSSEHASYEDYGLGNSKQKKLSYKPNLFFFISRIREQSQKLMEIDRLWWKGLARIMEAEGYIKEMDNKSRRVEIAFIEPTEKGRKQLAFEDDKPLYVYPEADMLVSLKQRRTYSGFSSWGKGWADPEIRRQRLETMKRPRERKPRRERSRQQQRPLKLQKNLPWKSKE from the exons ATGGATAAGCTAGATTCGTGTTTCGACGAGGCTGTGATGAAGCTTGTCGAAATGGGTTTTACAAAACCGGATGCTGTGGAAGCTGTAAAAGCTGTAGGGAAGTCATGTGGTGACGCTGTTGAGTATCTTCTGAATAGAACTGGTGGATTCTCTTCTGCTAGTTCACTATGTTCTACAAAGAGTAATAGTAACAAGACCCTTGGCAAGAGAGCTTTGCCCTCTTCGTTTTCCTCCGGTTCAATGCGACAGTCGAGTCTGTTTGACCATTTTAGATCCGTGGATCGGAACAAGAAGAAAGGTGGCAGCTTTGGGACTTCAGTAGTGTCTGATCCTTCAGAAGAGATGATAAAGCCTCCTCCTTTGGTGTTTACTGAGTCAAGTGGTTGCTCAGAGGCTTCATCAACTTGGGAGAAAAGAGTTGATTCCATTCTACGAATCCGGTTTGGTATTTCGTCTCTGAAAAGTTTCCAAAGGGAGGCTTTGTCAACATGGGTTGCTCATAAGGACTGTCTTGTTCTAGCTGCAACAGGATCTG GAAAATCTCTTTGCTTCCAGCTTCCTGCATTACTGACGGGAAAAGTTGTTGTCGTGATCTCGCCATTGATAAGCCTGATGCATGATCAGTGCCTTAAGCTATCAACGCACAAAGTCTCTGCTTGTTTTCTTGGTTCAGGCCAACTTGATAATCGTATAGAACAGAAGGCAATGCAGGGAATGTATCAGATCATATATGTCTGTCCTGAGACAGTGGTTCG ACTGATTAAACCACTCCAGAAGCTTGCCAAAACTCATGGAATTGCTCTTTTTGCTATTGATGAAGCTCATTGCGTATCAAAGTGGGGACATGATTTTCGTCCGGACTATAG GAAACTATCTATGTTGCGGGAAAACTTTTGTGTCAGCAGTTTGGCATTCTTGGAGTATGATGTGCCGATAATGGCATTGACTGCAACAGCCACAGCTCACGTACAGGAAGATATTCTTCAGTCACTTCACCTgtcaaaggaaacaaaaactgTTCTCACTTCATTTTTCAGGCCAAATTTGCAATTTTCA GTTAAACATAGTCGAACAAAGTCTGCAGCTTCATATGCAAAAGACTTCCAGAACTTAACTGACTTATACTCTGGAAAGAGAAAGGCTACCGGGAAAAAGCTAGCAGTAATCTCATTAGAGTCAGAGGGGCAGAATGATTTTGGTTATCACGATGCTGAAAGCATTCATGAGACAGataacgatgatgatgatgaagaggatccGGAGAACTCTTTGGCAAAGCAAAACAGTTCAAATGGGAAAGAAATGTCAGAAGAGTATCTGGAAGATGAGACCGACATCTTCCAGAGTGTTGACGATTGGGATG TTGCTTGTGGCGAGTTCTGTGCAATGTCTCCTTGTGATGTCCTGGATATTCCTGATCCTTCCGGAAAGCAGACACCTGACGAATGTGGACACAATCATAGTAACAAGGCGAAGAATCTTGAAGGACCGACAATTATTTACGTTCCTACAAGAAAGGAGAGTGTAAACATTGCAAAGTATCTCTGTGGGGTTGGACTGAAGGCTGCAGCTTATAATGCAAAG TTGCCAAAAAAACATCTGAGACAAGTTCACCAAGAATTTCACGAAGATAAGCTGCAG GTTGTTGTTGCCACAATTGCGTTTGGAATGGGAATTGACAAGAAAAATGTCCGGAAAATCATCCATTATGGTTGGCCGCAG AGCTTGGAAGCATACTACCAAGAAGCTGGTCGAGCTGGAAGAGATGGGGAATTGGCTGAGTGCG TGCTCTATGCTAATCTATCGAGAGTACCAACACTTTTGCCGAGCCGTAGGAGCAAAGAACAGACAGAACAAGCTTACAAGATGCTATCTGATTGCTTCAG ATACGGAATGAACACTTCACAGTGTCGAGCGAAAATACTCGTGGAGTACTTTGGGGAGGATTTCACTTCCAAGAAGTGTAACTT ATGCGATGTTTGCACTAAAGGGCCTCCAGAGCAAGTTAATGTACGAGAGGAAGCTAATCTTTTGTTTCAA TTGCAGGCAGAGACTAGCTCTGAGCATGCATCATATGAAGATTACGGACTCGGCAACAGCAAACAGAAGAAGTTATCTTACAAACCgaatcttttcttcttcatcagtaGAATCAGGGAGCAG TCCCAAAAACTCATGGAGATAGATCGTCTTTGGTGGAAAGGTCTTGCCCGTATCATGGAAGCCGAGGGATACATCAAAGAGATGGACAACAAG TCTCGTCGAGTTGAGATAGCTTTTATAGAACCAACAGAAAAGGGGAGGAAGCAACTAGCTTTCGAAGATGACAAGCCACTTTATGTATACCCAGAAGCAGACATGCTGGTTTCATTGAAACAACGCAGAACATACAGCGGATTCTCATCTTGGGGCAAAGGATGGGCAGATCCAGAGATCAGACGCCAACGGTTAGAGACAATGAAACGCCCAAGAGAAAGGAAACCACGAAGAGAACGATCACGTCAACAGCAACGTCCTTTGAAGTTACAGAAGAATCTTCCATGGAAAAGCAAAGAATAA
- the LOC106348688 gene encoding sm-like protein LSM4 gives MLPLSLLKTAQGHPMLVELKNGETYNGHLVNCDTWMNIHLREVICTSKDGDRFWRMPECYIRGNTIKYLRVPDEVIDKVQEEKTRTDRKPPGVGRGRGRGVDDGGARGRGRGAPMAKMSGNRGAGRGRG, from the exons ATG cttcCTCTTTCGCTGCTCAAGACTGCTCAAGGGCATCCCATG CTTGTGGAGCTCAAGAATGGAGAGACGTACAATGGGCATTTAGTGAATTGTGATACGTGGATGAACATTCATCTGCGTGAAGTCATCTGCACATCAAAG GACGGAGACAGGTTTTGGAGGATGCCGGAGTGTTATATCCGCGGTAACACTATCAAGTACCTTCGAGTTCCAGATGAG GTGATTGATAAAGTACAGGAGGAGAAGACCCGCACAG ATAGAAAACCACCAGGGGTTGGACGTGGGAGAGGACGTGGTGTGGATGATGGAGGGGCCAGAGGCCGTGGTCGAGGAGCTCCAATGGCGAAGATGAGTGGCAACAGAG GAGCAGGTCGTGGCCGTGGTTGA
- the LOC106407452 gene encoding 40S ribosomal protein S21-2 isoform X1 yields MARFKTFRVYSKYKRCGFSVVWLLLLCRTCFASPQCLNFRYRLLEFKMQNEEGQVTELYIPRKCSATNRMITSKDHASVQLNIGHLDADGIYTGQFTTLALCGFVRAQGDADSGVDRLWQKKKVEAKQI; encoded by the exons atggcCCGTTTTAAAACTTTTAGGGTTTATTCGAAGTATAAACGCTGTGGCTTCTCAGTCGTGTGGCTTCTCCTCCTTTGCCGCACTTGCTTTGCTTCTCCTCAG TGTTTGAATTTTAGATATCGTCTACTTGAATTCAAGATGCAGAACGAAGAGGGTCAGGTCACGGAACTCTACATTCCTAGGAAATG CTCTGCTACTAACCGGATGATCACATCAAAGGATCATGCCTCTGTGCAACTCAACATTGGTCATTTAGATGCTGATGGCATCTACACCGGTCAATTCACTACCTTGGCTCTCTGCGGTTTTGTTCGTGCCCAG GGAGACGCTGACAGTGGGGTGGACAGGCTGTGGCAGAAGAAGAAGGTCGAAGCCAAACAAATCTAA
- the LOC106352168 gene encoding 60S ribosomal protein L22-3-like has protein sequence MSRGSAAAPKGKKKGVSFAIDCSKPVDDKIMEIASLEKFLQERIKVGGKAGALGDSVSITRDKITVTSDGQFSKRFD, from the coding sequence ATGAGTCGTGGAAGTGCCGCAGCTCCaaaggggaagaagaagggagtTTCCTTCGCCATTGATTGTTCTAAGCCTGTTGATGACAAGATCATGGAGATTGCTTCCTTAGAGAAGTTTCTTCAGGAGAGGATTAAAGTTGGTGGTAAAGCCGGTGCTCTCGGTGATTCCGTCTCAATCACTCGTGACAAGATCACCGTCACCTCTGATGGCCAATTCTCCAAGAGATTTGATTAA
- the LOC106348689 gene encoding replication factor C subunit 3 encodes MLWVDKYRPKSLDKVIVHEDIAQNLKKLVTEQDCPHLLFYGPSGSGKKTLIMALLKQIYGASAEKVKVENRAWKVDAGSRTIDLELTTLSSTNHVELTPSDAGFQDRYIVQEIIKEMAKNRPIDTKGKKGYKVLVLNEVDKLSREAQHSLRRTMEKYSSSCRLILCCNSSSKVTEAIKSRCLNVRINAPSQEEIVKVLEFVAKKESLQLPHGFAARIAEKSNRSLRRAILSLETCRVQNYPFTDNQAISPMDWEEYVAEISTDMLREQSPKSLFQVRGKVYELLVNCIPPEVLLKRLLYELLRKLDSELKLEVCHWAAYYEHRMRLGQKAIFHIEAFVAKFMSIYKNFLISTFG; translated from the exons ATGTTGTGGGTCGACAAGTATAGGCCGAAATCGCTCGATAAGGTTATCGTTCATGAGGATATCGCTCAAAATCTCAAGAAATTG GTTACGGAGCAAGATTGTCCGCATTTGCTCTTCTATGGGCCGTCAGGTTCGGGTAAGAAAACCCTAATCATGGCGCTTCTCAAGCAGATATATGGTGCCAGTGCTGAGAAG GTGAAAGTGGAGAATAGGGCATGGAAAGTTGAT GCTGGGAGTAGAACTATTGATCTGGAGCTCACTACACTATCAAGCACCAATCATGTGGAACTTACTCCAAGTGATGCAGGCTTTCAGGACAGATACATCGTTCAAGAGATCATTAAAGAAATGGCCAAGAACAGACCAATTGACACCAAAGGAAAGAAGGGCTACAAGG TGTTGGTACTAAATGAAGTTGACAAGCTCTCACGAGAAGCACAACATTCTCTGCGGAGAACAATGGAGAAATATAGCTCATCTTGCCGTCTCATCTTATGCTGTAACAGTTCTTCAAAGGTTACAGAAGCCATCAAGTCTCGTTGTCTCAATGTGCGGATTAATGCACCTTCGCAGGAAGAG ATAGTGAAAGTGTTGGAGTTCGTTGCAAAGAAAGAAAGCCTGCAACTACCCCATGGTTTTGCTGCTCGTATTGCCGAGAAATCAAATCGCAGTCTTAGAAGAGCTATTCTGTCACTTGAGACTTGTCGTGTCCAAAA CTATCCGTTCACAGATAACCAAGCGATATCTCCCATGGATTGGGAAGAGTATGTTGCTGAAATATCAACTGACATGCTGAGGGAACAGAGTCCTAAAAG TTTGTTTCAGGTGCGCGGGAAAGTATACGAGCTGCTGGTTAATTGCATTCCACCAGAAGTCTTACTGAAG AGGCTTCTTTACGAATTGCTGAGGAAACTGGACTCGGAGCTGAAGCTTGAAGTCTGCCACTGGGCCGCATATTAT GAACATCGGATGAGGTTAGGTCAGAAAGCCATATTTCACATAGAAG CATTTGTGGCCAAGTTTATGAGCATATACAAgaacttcctcatctcaacatttGGGTAG
- the LOC106407452 gene encoding 40S ribosomal protein S21-2 isoform X2, with the protein MQNEEGQVTELYIPRKCSATNRMITSKDHASVQLNIGHLDADGIYTGQFTTLALCGFVRAQGDADSGVDRLWQKKKVEAKQI; encoded by the exons ATGCAGAACGAAGAGGGTCAGGTCACGGAACTCTACATTCCTAGGAAATG CTCTGCTACTAACCGGATGATCACATCAAAGGATCATGCCTCTGTGCAACTCAACATTGGTCATTTAGATGCTGATGGCATCTACACCGGTCAATTCACTACCTTGGCTCTCTGCGGTTTTGTTCGTGCCCAG GGAGACGCTGACAGTGGGGTGGACAGGCTGTGGCAGAAGAAGAAGGTCGAAGCCAAACAAATCTAA
- the LOC106348681 gene encoding ATP-dependent DNA helicase Q-like SIM isoform X2 yields the protein MDKLDSCFDEAVMKLVEMGFTKPDAVEAVKAVGKSCGDAVEYLLNRTGGFSSASSLCSTKSNSNKTLGKRALPSSFSSGSMRQSSLFDHFRSVDRNKKKGGSFGTSVVSDPSEEMIKPPPLVFTESSGCSEASSTWEKRVDSILRIRFGISSLKSFQREALSTWVAHKDCLVLAATGSGKSLCFQLPALLTGKVVVVISPLISLMHDQCLKLSTHKVSACFLGSGQLDNRIEQKAMQGMYQIIYVCPETVVRLIKPLQKLAKTHGIALFAIDEAHCVSKWGHDFRPDYRKLSMLRENFCVSSLAFLEYDVPIMALTATATAHVQEDILQSLHLSKETKTVLTSFFRPNLQFSVKHSRTKSAASYAKDFQNLTDLYSGKRKATGKKLAVISLESEGQNDFGYHDAESIHETDNDDDDEEDPENSLAKQNSSNGKEMSEEYLEDETDIFQSVDDWDVACGEFCAMSPCDVLDIPDPSGKQTPDECGHNHSNKAKNLEGPTIIYVPTRKESVNIAKYLCGVGLKAAAYNAKLPKKHLRQVHQEFHEDKLQVVVATIAFGMGIDKKNVRKIIHYGWPQSLEAYYQEAGRAGRDGELAECVLYANLSRVPTLLPSRRSKEQTEQAYKMLSDCFRYGMNTSQCRAKILVEYFGEDFTSKKCNLCDVCTKGPPEQVNVREEANLLFQVISAFHAETSSEHASYEDYGLGNSKQKKLSYKPNLFFFISRIREQSQKLMEIDRLWWKGLARIMEAEGYIKEMDNKSRRVEIAFIEPTEKGRKQLAFEDDKPLYVYPEADMLVSLKQRRTYSGFSSWGKGWADPEIRRQRLETMKRPRERKPRRERSRQQQRPLKLQKNLPWKSKE from the exons ATGGATAAGCTAGATTCGTGTTTCGACGAGGCTGTGATGAAGCTTGTCGAAATGGGTTTTACAAAACCGGATGCTGTGGAAGCTGTAAAAGCTGTAGGGAAGTCATGTGGTGACGCTGTTGAGTATCTTCTGAATAGAACTGGTGGATTCTCTTCTGCTAGTTCACTATGTTCTACAAAGAGTAATAGTAACAAGACCCTTGGCAAGAGAGCTTTGCCCTCTTCGTTTTCCTCCGGTTCAATGCGACAGTCGAGTCTGTTTGACCATTTTAGATCCGTGGATCGGAACAAGAAGAAAGGTGGCAGCTTTGGGACTTCAGTAGTGTCTGATCCTTCAGAAGAGATGATAAAGCCTCCTCCTTTGGTGTTTACTGAGTCAAGTGGTTGCTCAGAGGCTTCATCAACTTGGGAGAAAAGAGTTGATTCCATTCTACGAATCCGGTTTGGTATTTCGTCTCTGAAAAGTTTCCAAAGGGAGGCTTTGTCAACATGGGTTGCTCATAAGGACTGTCTTGTTCTAGCTGCAACAGGATCTG GAAAATCTCTTTGCTTCCAGCTTCCTGCATTACTGACGGGAAAAGTTGTTGTCGTGATCTCGCCATTGATAAGCCTGATGCATGATCAGTGCCTTAAGCTATCAACGCACAAAGTCTCTGCTTGTTTTCTTGGTTCAGGCCAACTTGATAATCGTATAGAACAGAAGGCAATGCAGGGAATGTATCAGATCATATATGTCTGTCCTGAGACAGTGGTTCG ACTGATTAAACCACTCCAGAAGCTTGCCAAAACTCATGGAATTGCTCTTTTTGCTATTGATGAAGCTCATTGCGTATCAAAGTGGGGACATGATTTTCGTCCGGACTATAG GAAACTATCTATGTTGCGGGAAAACTTTTGTGTCAGCAGTTTGGCATTCTTGGAGTATGATGTGCCGATAATGGCATTGACTGCAACAGCCACAGCTCACGTACAGGAAGATATTCTTCAGTCACTTCACCTgtcaaaggaaacaaaaactgTTCTCACTTCATTTTTCAGGCCAAATTTGCAATTTTCA GTTAAACATAGTCGAACAAAGTCTGCAGCTTCATATGCAAAAGACTTCCAGAACTTAACTGACTTATACTCTGGAAAGAGAAAGGCTACCGGGAAAAAGCTAGCAGTAATCTCATTAGAGTCAGAGGGGCAGAATGATTTTGGTTATCACGATGCTGAAAGCATTCATGAGACAGataacgatgatgatgatgaagaggatccGGAGAACTCTTTGGCAAAGCAAAACAGTTCAAATGGGAAAGAAATGTCAGAAGAGTATCTGGAAGATGAGACCGACATCTTCCAGAGTGTTGACGATTGGGATG TTGCTTGTGGCGAGTTCTGTGCAATGTCTCCTTGTGATGTCCTGGATATTCCTGATCCTTCCGGAAAGCAGACACCTGACGAATGTGGACACAATCATAGTAACAAGGCGAAGAATCTTGAAGGACCGACAATTATTTACGTTCCTACAAGAAAGGAGAGTGTAAACATTGCAAAGTATCTCTGTGGGGTTGGACTGAAGGCTGCAGCTTATAATGCAAAG TTGCCAAAAAAACATCTGAGACAAGTTCACCAAGAATTTCACGAAGATAAGCTGCAG GTTGTTGTTGCCACAATTGCGTTTGGAATGGGAATTGACAAGAAAAATGTCCGGAAAATCATCCATTATGGTTGGCCGCAG AGCTTGGAAGCATACTACCAAGAAGCTGGTCGAGCTGGAAGAGATGGGGAATTGGCTGAGTGCG TGCTCTATGCTAATCTATCGAGAGTACCAACACTTTTGCCGAGCCGTAGGAGCAAAGAACAGACAGAACAAGCTTACAAGATGCTATCTGATTGCTTCAG ATACGGAATGAACACTTCACAGTGTCGAGCGAAAATACTCGTGGAGTACTTTGGGGAGGATTTCACTTCCAAGAAGTGTAACTT ATGCGATGTTTGCACTAAAGGGCCTCCAGAGCAAGTTAATGTACGAGAGGAAGCTAATCTTTTGTTTCAAGTAATCTCTGCCTTTCAC GCAGAGACTAGCTCTGAGCATGCATCATATGAAGATTACGGACTCGGCAACAGCAAACAGAAGAAGTTATCTTACAAACCgaatcttttcttcttcatcagtaGAATCAGGGAGCAG TCCCAAAAACTCATGGAGATAGATCGTCTTTGGTGGAAAGGTCTTGCCCGTATCATGGAAGCCGAGGGATACATCAAAGAGATGGACAACAAG TCTCGTCGAGTTGAGATAGCTTTTATAGAACCAACAGAAAAGGGGAGGAAGCAACTAGCTTTCGAAGATGACAAGCCACTTTATGTATACCCAGAAGCAGACATGCTGGTTTCATTGAAACAACGCAGAACATACAGCGGATTCTCATCTTGGGGCAAAGGATGGGCAGATCCAGAGATCAGACGCCAACGGTTAGAGACAATGAAACGCCCAAGAGAAAGGAAACCACGAAGAGAACGATCACGTCAACAGCAACGTCCTTTGAAGTTACAGAAGAATCTTCCATGGAAAAGCAAAGAATAA
- the LOC106348681 gene encoding ATP-dependent DNA helicase Q-like SIM isoform X1: MDKLDSCFDEAVMKLVEMGFTKPDAVEAVKAVGKSCGDAVEYLLNRTGGFSSASSLCSTKSNSNKTLGKRALPSSFSSGSMRQSSLFDHFRSVDRNKKKGGSFGTSVVSDPSEEMIKPPPLVFTESSGCSEASSTWEKRVDSILRIRFGISSLKSFQREALSTWVAHKDCLVLAATGSGKSLCFQLPALLTGKVVVVISPLISLMHDQCLKLSTHKVSACFLGSGQLDNRIEQKAMQGMYQIIYVCPETVVRLIKPLQKLAKTHGIALFAIDEAHCVSKWGHDFRPDYRKLSMLRENFCVSSLAFLEYDVPIMALTATATAHVQEDILQSLHLSKETKTVLTSFFRPNLQFSVKHSRTKSAASYAKDFQNLTDLYSGKRKATGKKLAVISLESEGQNDFGYHDAESIHETDNDDDDEEDPENSLAKQNSSNGKEMSEEYLEDETDIFQSVDDWDVACGEFCAMSPCDVLDIPDPSGKQTPDECGHNHSNKAKNLEGPTIIYVPTRKESVNIAKYLCGVGLKAAAYNAKLPKKHLRQVHQEFHEDKLQVVVATIAFGMGIDKKNVRKIIHYGWPQSLEAYYQEAGRAGRDGELAECVLYANLSRVPTLLPSRRSKEQTEQAYKMLSDCFRYGMNTSQCRAKILVEYFGEDFTSKKCNLCDVCTKGPPEQVNVREEANLLFQVISAFHLQAETSSEHASYEDYGLGNSKQKKLSYKPNLFFFISRIREQSQKLMEIDRLWWKGLARIMEAEGYIKEMDNKSRRVEIAFIEPTEKGRKQLAFEDDKPLYVYPEADMLVSLKQRRTYSGFSSWGKGWADPEIRRQRLETMKRPRERKPRRERSRQQQRPLKLQKNLPWKSKE, translated from the exons ATGGATAAGCTAGATTCGTGTTTCGACGAGGCTGTGATGAAGCTTGTCGAAATGGGTTTTACAAAACCGGATGCTGTGGAAGCTGTAAAAGCTGTAGGGAAGTCATGTGGTGACGCTGTTGAGTATCTTCTGAATAGAACTGGTGGATTCTCTTCTGCTAGTTCACTATGTTCTACAAAGAGTAATAGTAACAAGACCCTTGGCAAGAGAGCTTTGCCCTCTTCGTTTTCCTCCGGTTCAATGCGACAGTCGAGTCTGTTTGACCATTTTAGATCCGTGGATCGGAACAAGAAGAAAGGTGGCAGCTTTGGGACTTCAGTAGTGTCTGATCCTTCAGAAGAGATGATAAAGCCTCCTCCTTTGGTGTTTACTGAGTCAAGTGGTTGCTCAGAGGCTTCATCAACTTGGGAGAAAAGAGTTGATTCCATTCTACGAATCCGGTTTGGTATTTCGTCTCTGAAAAGTTTCCAAAGGGAGGCTTTGTCAACATGGGTTGCTCATAAGGACTGTCTTGTTCTAGCTGCAACAGGATCTG GAAAATCTCTTTGCTTCCAGCTTCCTGCATTACTGACGGGAAAAGTTGTTGTCGTGATCTCGCCATTGATAAGCCTGATGCATGATCAGTGCCTTAAGCTATCAACGCACAAAGTCTCTGCTTGTTTTCTTGGTTCAGGCCAACTTGATAATCGTATAGAACAGAAGGCAATGCAGGGAATGTATCAGATCATATATGTCTGTCCTGAGACAGTGGTTCG ACTGATTAAACCACTCCAGAAGCTTGCCAAAACTCATGGAATTGCTCTTTTTGCTATTGATGAAGCTCATTGCGTATCAAAGTGGGGACATGATTTTCGTCCGGACTATAG GAAACTATCTATGTTGCGGGAAAACTTTTGTGTCAGCAGTTTGGCATTCTTGGAGTATGATGTGCCGATAATGGCATTGACTGCAACAGCCACAGCTCACGTACAGGAAGATATTCTTCAGTCACTTCACCTgtcaaaggaaacaaaaactgTTCTCACTTCATTTTTCAGGCCAAATTTGCAATTTTCA GTTAAACATAGTCGAACAAAGTCTGCAGCTTCATATGCAAAAGACTTCCAGAACTTAACTGACTTATACTCTGGAAAGAGAAAGGCTACCGGGAAAAAGCTAGCAGTAATCTCATTAGAGTCAGAGGGGCAGAATGATTTTGGTTATCACGATGCTGAAAGCATTCATGAGACAGataacgatgatgatgatgaagaggatccGGAGAACTCTTTGGCAAAGCAAAACAGTTCAAATGGGAAAGAAATGTCAGAAGAGTATCTGGAAGATGAGACCGACATCTTCCAGAGTGTTGACGATTGGGATG TTGCTTGTGGCGAGTTCTGTGCAATGTCTCCTTGTGATGTCCTGGATATTCCTGATCCTTCCGGAAAGCAGACACCTGACGAATGTGGACACAATCATAGTAACAAGGCGAAGAATCTTGAAGGACCGACAATTATTTACGTTCCTACAAGAAAGGAGAGTGTAAACATTGCAAAGTATCTCTGTGGGGTTGGACTGAAGGCTGCAGCTTATAATGCAAAG TTGCCAAAAAAACATCTGAGACAAGTTCACCAAGAATTTCACGAAGATAAGCTGCAG GTTGTTGTTGCCACAATTGCGTTTGGAATGGGAATTGACAAGAAAAATGTCCGGAAAATCATCCATTATGGTTGGCCGCAG AGCTTGGAAGCATACTACCAAGAAGCTGGTCGAGCTGGAAGAGATGGGGAATTGGCTGAGTGCG TGCTCTATGCTAATCTATCGAGAGTACCAACACTTTTGCCGAGCCGTAGGAGCAAAGAACAGACAGAACAAGCTTACAAGATGCTATCTGATTGCTTCAG ATACGGAATGAACACTTCACAGTGTCGAGCGAAAATACTCGTGGAGTACTTTGGGGAGGATTTCACTTCCAAGAAGTGTAACTT ATGCGATGTTTGCACTAAAGGGCCTCCAGAGCAAGTTAATGTACGAGAGGAAGCTAATCTTTTGTTTCAAGTAATCTCTGCCTTTCAC TTGCAGGCAGAGACTAGCTCTGAGCATGCATCATATGAAGATTACGGACTCGGCAACAGCAAACAGAAGAAGTTATCTTACAAACCgaatcttttcttcttcatcagtaGAATCAGGGAGCAG TCCCAAAAACTCATGGAGATAGATCGTCTTTGGTGGAAAGGTCTTGCCCGTATCATGGAAGCCGAGGGATACATCAAAGAGATGGACAACAAG TCTCGTCGAGTTGAGATAGCTTTTATAGAACCAACAGAAAAGGGGAGGAAGCAACTAGCTTTCGAAGATGACAAGCCACTTTATGTATACCCAGAAGCAGACATGCTGGTTTCATTGAAACAACGCAGAACATACAGCGGATTCTCATCTTGGGGCAAAGGATGGGCAGATCCAGAGATCAGACGCCAACGGTTAGAGACAATGAAACGCCCAAGAGAAAGGAAACCACGAAGAGAACGATCACGTCAACAGCAACGTCCTTTGAAGTTACAGAAGAATCTTCCATGGAAAAGCAAAGAATAA
- the BNAA06G28580D gene encoding uncharacterized protein BNAA06G28580D: MAESKTKMAEIREWIVEHKLRTVGCLWLSGISGSIAYNWSKPGMKTSVRIIHARLHAQALTLAALAGAAAVEYYDHKTGATDRYPKFLKPDNLTKD; the protein is encoded by the exons ATGGCGGAATCAAAGACAAAAATGGCAGAGATAAGGGAATGGATCGTAGAACACAAGCTTCGTACCGTAG GTTGTTTATGGCTGAGTGGGATCTCTGGTTCAATCGCTTACAACTGGTCTAAACCTGGTATGAAAACCAGTGTCCGAATCATCCACGCCAG GCTACACGCTCAGGCTCTGACATTAGCCGCTCTAGCTGGAGCAGCTGCAGTTGAGTACTACGATCACAAAACTGGAGCCACCGATCGCTACCCCAAATTTCTCAAGCCCGACAACTTGACTAAAGACTAA